A genome region from Physeter macrocephalus isolate SW-GA chromosome 4, ASM283717v5, whole genome shotgun sequence includes the following:
- the LOC102977783 gene encoding torsin-1A-interacting protein 2: MFSDNSHCPDCGQQWFPSLELGHWLYQTELVENECYQVFLDRINRADYCPECYPDNPANRSLVLPWSFPLEWAPQNLTRWTFEKACHPFLLGPPLVRKRIHDSRVAGFNPALQLILTRTDKTLNKKLGQSK, from the coding sequence ATGTTCTCAGATAATTCACATTGCCCTGACTGTGGACAGCAATGGTTCCCTAGTTTAGAGCTAGGCCATTGGTTGTACCAAACTGAACTGGTTGAGAATGAATGTTACCAAGTATTCTTAGACCGTATTAACAGAGCTGATTATTGCCCTGAGTGTTATCCTGATAATCCTGCTAATAGAAGCCTTGTTCTTCCTTGGTCTTTCCCACTTGAGTGGGCTCCCCAAAATCTTACCAGGTGGACCTTTGAAAAAGCTTGCCACCCATTTCTTCTGGGTCCTCCACTGGTTAGAAAAAGGATACATGACTCTAGAGTTGCTGGTTTTAACCCTGCATTACAGTTAATCCTGACCAGAACAGACAAAACCTTGAACAAAAAACTTGGCCAAAGCAAATAA